GCTGACGTATGCCACGCAAGACGTCGAAGGTAAAACGCATGCGGTTTTCCAGCGAGCCGCCGTAAGGGCCGTCGAGGTCATTGGTCAACGGCGACCAGAACTGGTCCATCAAATGCCCGTAAGCCTGGAGTTCCAGACCATCGAGGCCTGCGGCCTTCATGCGTTCCGCGGCGTCTACATAGTCCTTGATGATCCGCTCGATGTCCCATTCCTCCATTTTCTTCGGGAAGGAGCGGTGCGAAGCCTCGCGACGGTGTGACGGCGACACCACCGGTAACCAGTCGGCCTTGTCCCAGCGGGTGCGACGGCCCAGGTGAGTCAACTGGATCATCACTGCCGCGCCATGTTCGTGGCATTCATCGGTCAGGTCCTTCAACCATCCGACTACTTCGTCCTTGTAGGCGAGCACATTGTTGAACACCGGCGGACTGTCTCGGGATACGGCAGCGGAGCCGGCAGTCATGGTCAGGGCGACACCGGCCTTGGCGCGCTCCACGTGGTAGGCGCGATAGAGATCCTTGGGCATGCCGTCCACAGGGTAGGCCGGTTCATGGGAGGTGGTCATGATCCGGTTTCTGAGGGTCAGATTCTTGATTTTATAGGGTTGCAGCAAGGGATCGCTGGACATCGTGGTGCGCTCCAAAGTGGGCTTCATCAGGCTTGGCCACTTGAAATTAGGACAAATGTACACCTGTGTCAACGCTTGGTGACACAGGTGTACATTTTGCTTGCGTGCCAAAAAATCCAGGATTAACATCCGTCAAAACCAAGACCGACTTGTTTGGATAGGAGAGGGCACGTGACAGAGTTATTTGATATTCGGCTGGCTAGTAAACAGACAGCTTTCACTGAAATTCCAGTCATCGATATATCGTCGCTCATACACGGCAACAATCCGCTGACGGTGGCAACCCAAATAGGTGATGCCTGCGAAAAGGTGGGGTTCTTTTATATAAAAAACCATGGCATTGACCAGCAACTCATCGATGAGATGTACACGTTAACCAAAAGATTTTTCGAACTTCCTTATGAGGAGAAAAACAAACTCAATGTCGTAAACTCCGGGCTCACGCTACGTGGTTATATACCGATGTATGCGGAGAACGTCGATCCGGCTAATACCCGCGATTTCAAAGAGTGCTTTGATTGCGGAGCTCATTACGACGAGGTCTCTCCCTTTTTTGGTCCTAATCAAATGCCGTCGGCACTGCCGCAATTCGAGAAGGTTGCCGAAGCGTATCACTCCGCTGTATTGGCGCTCGCAAGAAAACTCATCGGCGGGATAGCGCTGAGTTTGGGGCTGCCACAAGATTACTTTGAACATCTTCAACGCAAGCCCATCACTATTCAGCGAATTTTGCACTACCCGCCCCAGATCGGAAGGATCTCCCAGGAAGAGATTGGTATCGGGGCGCATACGGACTACGGTTTCTTGACTGTCCTGTCTCAAGACGCAGTTGGCGGTTTGCAAGTCAGGAACCGGGCAGGGGAGTGGGTTACCGCCCCTCCAGTTGAAGGCACTTTTATTGTCAACATTGGTGATCTGGTTCAAACACTCACCAACGATCGCTATACCTCGACAATGCATCGCGTCATAAATACCAGCGGTCTAGAGCGTTATTCAATACCTTTCTTTATTGATTTGGATTTCGATGCGGTTGTTGAGCCTGTACCAACCTGTGTAAGTGAGACTTTGCCCGCGAAGTACGAAGCCTACACGTGTGGCAAACACAAGTTTAAGCGTTTCGTTGATAGCTATGCGCATCTGCAAGAAGTCGAAAAGGCATGATCGCGCTTTAAGCTGTGCGAATGCCTTATTTAAGAGTTCAAAAATTATCATTGCAGCTGTGAGACGATTGTTCCACTGGGACCACAAGACTCACCTTGGTGTGCCTTGTGGTTTTTCAAGAGATATTCATCGCGATGAGACCGCTGCAGTATCGGAAATGGCTGCGGTTAAACGAGGCGCGTCGCTTGATGCTCAATGAACATCAGGATGTCTCCAGCGCGGCTTTTAAGGTTGCTTACGAAAGCTTCGCAGCTCAGTCGCGAATTCCATGATGTCGGTCATCGCCATCGTAAACCTGCGATTAGAATTGAAGGGATGATTCGTCGCCGCAGGGAGTAGCCGGTTGACGATTGCTCTGGGCGCCTGTCAACGAACGCTACGCCGAAGCTGCCCGGGGTGGGTGATCAGACGGTTTGAGCGTTGATGACTGGATCCGTGGGGAATGAGTTTGGGGATTGGTAACTCTAAAGAGCCCTTTGGTAGAAGTTCCATCCTAACATATGATTTAACATAATATACATTATGCGCACCTTTGGATAAGAGCCTGGGAGCCAAGAGACGCGCCTTTCAATGTGCTGAAAGCCCCCGACCACGCTCAATTCAGCCTACGGTCAATCGTTGATGTAATGTTCACGGGTCAACGAAGCGGGATTGCCGCTCACCAGGTTCAGCCTTTGATGTGTCAGAACAGCCCCTTTAAAGCTAGCTGGAAGCTCTTTGGAGAACCGGACAAAGCCTTCGTCAGACAACCAACGAACGCAACTCGTGAACAAAAACTCCTCAGCACTTGCCGCAACATATCCAGCTCCATC
This DNA window, taken from Pseudomonas fluorescens NCIMB 11764, encodes the following:
- a CDS encoding isopenicillin N synthase family dioxygenase; translated protein: MTELFDIRLASKQTAFTEIPVIDISSLIHGNNPLTVATQIGDACEKVGFFYIKNHGIDQQLIDEMYTLTKRFFELPYEEKNKLNVVNSGLTLRGYIPMYAENVDPANTRDFKECFDCGAHYDEVSPFFGPNQMPSALPQFEKVAEAYHSAVLALARKLIGGIALSLGLPQDYFEHLQRKPITIQRILHYPPQIGRISQEEIGIGAHTDYGFLTVLSQDAVGGLQVRNRAGEWVTAPPVEGTFIVNIGDLVQTLTNDRYTSTMHRVINTSGLERYSIPFFIDLDFDAVVEPVPTCVSETLPAKYEAYTCGKHKFKRFVDSYAHLQEVEKA